A genomic window from Astatotilapia calliptera chromosome 12, fAstCal1.2, whole genome shotgun sequence includes:
- the zgc:154046 gene encoding carnitine O-acetyltransferase isoform X2, with translation MRPGMVKPCHLVRPVTQILARPLTHQEGLPKLPVPPLNQTCERYLAALEPLISDEEMDHTRKVVQEFLKGGVGERLQKGLERRARKTDNWLTEWWMQSAYLDCRMPVAVYTSPGVVLPQMHFHDRQGQMRFAAKLIAGVLDFKKMIDTQTLPVEYLSGKPLCMDQYYQILSSCRIPGPKRDIVVNHASGKTPPTHITVVHNFQFFVLDVYNSDGTPLTVDQMYMQLEKIWNSSLQTNKEPIGILTSQHRNTWGKAYNNLIKDRTNKDSVRAIQKSIFTVCLDAPMLRVSDDLYLSRVAAQILHGGGARWNSGNRWFDKTLQFIVGEDGACGLVYEHAPAEGPPIVFLIDYVVKYMQRTQFRRAPMIPLPMPQKLRFNITPEVKRDIEKAKQNMNIMVHDLDVKVLVFSHFGKNVPKKHKLSPDAFVQMALQLAYFRIYNICCSTYESASLRMFKYGRTDAIRSTTADSLEFVQAMQDPAKQSAEKLALLQKAIQTHKENTYNAIHGQAIDRHLLGLKRQSIEDLTSIPEIFMDTSYAVANHFNLSTSQVGSKTDCVMCFGPMVPDGYGVCYNPMDEHINIAITAFNSCEETNAANFAQAVEEALLDMRALLEDTATAKQ, from the exons ATGCGGCCAGGTATGGTGAAGCCATGTCACCTAGTCAGACCTGTAACGCAGATCCTTGCAAGGCCCCTGACACACCAAGAGGGTCTGCCTAAGCTACCTGTGCCACCCTTGAATCAAACGTGTGAGCGCTACCTCGCAGCTTTGGAACCCCTCATCAGTGATGAAGAGATGGATCACACCAGAAAGGTGGTACAGGAGTTCCTTAAGGGTGGTGTAGGAGAAAGGCTTCAAAAGGGACTGGAAAGGCGGGCACGCAAGACGGACAACTGG ttAACAGAATGGTGGATGCAGTCGGCCTACCTGGATTGCCGTATGCCGGTGGCAGTTTACACCAGCCCTGGAGTAGTCCTGCCCCAGATGCACTTTCATGATCGTCAAGGTCAAATGAG gttTGCTGCCAAATTAATTGCAGGAGTTttggactttaaaaaaatgattgacAC TCAGACTCTGCCTGTAGAGTATTTGAGTGGGAAGCCTCTTTGTATGGACCAGTATTACCAGATCCTGTCTTCTTGTCGTATTCCTGGACCAAAGAGAGATATCGTTGTAAATCACGCCAGTGGAAAAACACCTCCGACTCACATCACTGTGGTCCACAACTTTCAG TTTTTTGTCCTAGATGTGTACAACAGTGATGGCACTCCACTAACAGTGGATCAGATGTATATGCAGCTGGAGAAGATCTGGAACTCCTCTTTGCAGACTAACAAAGAACCGATTGGCATCCTCACATCACAGCACCGCAACACTTGGGGAAAAGCCTATAATAACCTGATTAAGG atAGGACGAATAAAGACTCAGTTCGTGCCATCCAGAAAAGtatttttacagtttgtttgGATGCTCCAATGCTGCGGGTGTCTGATGACTTGTATCTGAGCCGCGTAGCTGCCCAGATTCTGCATGGAGGAGGTGCTCGTTGGAACAGTGGCAACCGCTGGTTTGATAAGACGCTACAG TTCATTGTTGGTGAAGACGGTGCATGTGGACTGGTGTATGAACATGCACCTGCTGAGGGTCCACCCATTGTGTTTCTCATCGATTACGTTGTTAAATACAT GCAGAGGACTCAATTCCGTCGCGCTCCCATGATTCCCCTGCCCATGCCCCAGAAGCTGCGTTTTAACATTACACCTGAGGTCAAGAGAGATATTGAGAAGGCCAAACAAAATATGAACAT AATGGTACACGACTTGGATGTGAAAGTGCTTGTGTTTTCTCACTTTGGAAAAAATGTGCCAAAGAAGCATAAGCTCAGTCCAGATGCCTTTGTGCAAATGGCTCTTCAGCTGGCGTACTTCAG GATCTATAATATTTGCTGCTCTACCTATGAGAGTGCTTCCTTAAGAATGTTCAAATATGGGCGAACAGATGCAATCCGGTCAACTACTGCAGACTCACTTGAATTTGTCCAGGCAATGCAAGACCCAGCTAAACAG AGCGCAGAGAAGCTGGCACTGCTGCAGAAGGCCATTCAGACGCATAAAGAAAACACGTACAAC GCAATTCATGGGCAGGCCATTGACAGACACCTCCTTGGGCTCAAGAGGCAGAGCATAGAAGACCTGACCTCTATACCTGAGATATTTATGGACACCTCTTATGCTGTGGCTAATCATTTTAATCTCTCCACCAGCCAG GTTGGCTCCAAGACAGACTGTGTGATGTGCTTTGGTCCAATGGTGCCAGATGGCTATGGAGTGTGTTACAATCCCATGGATGAGCACATCAACATCGCCATCACAGCCTTTAACAGCTGCGAGGAGACAAATGCTGCCAACTTTGCCCAGGCTGTAGAGGAAGCACTGTTGGACATGAGAGCTCTCTTGGAAGACACAGCTACAGCCAAGCAGTGA
- the zgc:154046 gene encoding carnitine O-acetyltransferase isoform X1, with protein MLGVFVRAAMRPGMVKPCHLVRPVTQILARPLTHQEGLPKLPVPPLNQTCERYLAALEPLISDEEMDHTRKVVQEFLKGGVGERLQKGLERRARKTDNWLTEWWMQSAYLDCRMPVAVYTSPGVVLPQMHFHDRQGQMRFAAKLIAGVLDFKKMIDTQTLPVEYLSGKPLCMDQYYQILSSCRIPGPKRDIVVNHASGKTPPTHITVVHNFQFFVLDVYNSDGTPLTVDQMYMQLEKIWNSSLQTNKEPIGILTSQHRNTWGKAYNNLIKDRTNKDSVRAIQKSIFTVCLDAPMLRVSDDLYLSRVAAQILHGGGARWNSGNRWFDKTLQFIVGEDGACGLVYEHAPAEGPPIVFLIDYVVKYMQRTQFRRAPMIPLPMPQKLRFNITPEVKRDIEKAKQNMNIMVHDLDVKVLVFSHFGKNVPKKHKLSPDAFVQMALQLAYFRIYNICCSTYESASLRMFKYGRTDAIRSTTADSLEFVQAMQDPAKQSAEKLALLQKAIQTHKENTYNAIHGQAIDRHLLGLKRQSIEDLTSIPEIFMDTSYAVANHFNLSTSQVGSKTDCVMCFGPMVPDGYGVCYNPMDEHINIAITAFNSCEETNAANFAQAVEEALLDMRALLEDTATAKQ; from the exons ATGCTGGGTGTTTTTGTCAGAGCCGCG ATGCGGCCAGGTATGGTGAAGCCATGTCACCTAGTCAGACCTGTAACGCAGATCCTTGCAAGGCCCCTGACACACCAAGAGGGTCTGCCTAAGCTACCTGTGCCACCCTTGAATCAAACGTGTGAGCGCTACCTCGCAGCTTTGGAACCCCTCATCAGTGATGAAGAGATGGATCACACCAGAAAGGTGGTACAGGAGTTCCTTAAGGGTGGTGTAGGAGAAAGGCTTCAAAAGGGACTGGAAAGGCGGGCACGCAAGACGGACAACTGG ttAACAGAATGGTGGATGCAGTCGGCCTACCTGGATTGCCGTATGCCGGTGGCAGTTTACACCAGCCCTGGAGTAGTCCTGCCCCAGATGCACTTTCATGATCGTCAAGGTCAAATGAG gttTGCTGCCAAATTAATTGCAGGAGTTttggactttaaaaaaatgattgacAC TCAGACTCTGCCTGTAGAGTATTTGAGTGGGAAGCCTCTTTGTATGGACCAGTATTACCAGATCCTGTCTTCTTGTCGTATTCCTGGACCAAAGAGAGATATCGTTGTAAATCACGCCAGTGGAAAAACACCTCCGACTCACATCACTGTGGTCCACAACTTTCAG TTTTTTGTCCTAGATGTGTACAACAGTGATGGCACTCCACTAACAGTGGATCAGATGTATATGCAGCTGGAGAAGATCTGGAACTCCTCTTTGCAGACTAACAAAGAACCGATTGGCATCCTCACATCACAGCACCGCAACACTTGGGGAAAAGCCTATAATAACCTGATTAAGG atAGGACGAATAAAGACTCAGTTCGTGCCATCCAGAAAAGtatttttacagtttgtttgGATGCTCCAATGCTGCGGGTGTCTGATGACTTGTATCTGAGCCGCGTAGCTGCCCAGATTCTGCATGGAGGAGGTGCTCGTTGGAACAGTGGCAACCGCTGGTTTGATAAGACGCTACAG TTCATTGTTGGTGAAGACGGTGCATGTGGACTGGTGTATGAACATGCACCTGCTGAGGGTCCACCCATTGTGTTTCTCATCGATTACGTTGTTAAATACAT GCAGAGGACTCAATTCCGTCGCGCTCCCATGATTCCCCTGCCCATGCCCCAGAAGCTGCGTTTTAACATTACACCTGAGGTCAAGAGAGATATTGAGAAGGCCAAACAAAATATGAACAT AATGGTACACGACTTGGATGTGAAAGTGCTTGTGTTTTCTCACTTTGGAAAAAATGTGCCAAAGAAGCATAAGCTCAGTCCAGATGCCTTTGTGCAAATGGCTCTTCAGCTGGCGTACTTCAG GATCTATAATATTTGCTGCTCTACCTATGAGAGTGCTTCCTTAAGAATGTTCAAATATGGGCGAACAGATGCAATCCGGTCAACTACTGCAGACTCACTTGAATTTGTCCAGGCAATGCAAGACCCAGCTAAACAG AGCGCAGAGAAGCTGGCACTGCTGCAGAAGGCCATTCAGACGCATAAAGAAAACACGTACAAC GCAATTCATGGGCAGGCCATTGACAGACACCTCCTTGGGCTCAAGAGGCAGAGCATAGAAGACCTGACCTCTATACCTGAGATATTTATGGACACCTCTTATGCTGTGGCTAATCATTTTAATCTCTCCACCAGCCAG GTTGGCTCCAAGACAGACTGTGTGATGTGCTTTGGTCCAATGGTGCCAGATGGCTATGGAGTGTGTTACAATCCCATGGATGAGCACATCAACATCGCCATCACAGCCTTTAACAGCTGCGAGGAGACAAATGCTGCCAACTTTGCCCAGGCTGTAGAGGAAGCACTGTTGGACATGAGAGCTCTCTTGGAAGACACAGCTACAGCCAAGCAGTGA
- the LOC113033009 gene encoding immediate early response gene 5-like protein — protein sequence MECAFEAQNLISISLRKIQSSRTQRGGIKLHKNLLVTYVLRNARQFYMSKNLSQMQRTNPYEDVTVVRERQEYLEWTGSFTELADDFYCNFTGVESDTWHCGAHQPNGQPAEVAHQGASACAMDSPSDSDLMVSDACWSCADKSSWELSIPNTQANQKTVLDLDTHVVTTVTNGYFHTDCCAQPKQPQGAQCYTKKRKIDISYHIVDPEFYLPDFAPVPCKRMRSDDDSHSDSDQLDSTNISNLISVLGSGGLSEFVSWQQTDLEQIFATQTICLKHTLLTGSGWTRAIEAF from the coding sequence ATGGAGTGTGCATTTGAAGCACAGAATCTGATCTCCATTTCTTTGAGGAAAATCCAAAGCTCCAGGACGCAGAGAGGAGGCATCAAGCTCCACAAGAACTTACTGGTAACGTACGTACTGAGAAACGCCAGGCAGTTCTACATGAGCAAAAACTTGTCGCAGATGCAGAGGACGAATCCGTACGAGGATGTAACCGTAGTCCGAGAAAGGCAAGAATACCTCGAATGGACGGGGAGCTTCACGGAGTTGGCTGATGACTTCTACTGCAACTTTACTGGGGTTGAGTCGGACACTTGGCACTGCGGAGCGCACCAGCCCAACGGTCAGCCTGCAGAGGTGGCGCACCAAGGCGCATCTGCCTGCGCAATGGATTCACCGAGTGACTCTGACCTCATGGTTTCGGACGCCTGTTGGAGCTGTGCGGACAAATCCTCCTGGGAGTTATCTATCCCGAACACGCAAGCCAACCAAAAGACTGTCCTGGACTTGGACACCCATGTGGTGACTACTGTCACGAACGGATACTTCCACACAGACTGTTGCGCGCAGCCCAAACAGCCGCAGGGCGCGCAGTGCTACACAAAAAAGCGAAAGATTGACATAAGTTATCATATCGTTGATCCAGAGTTTTATTTGCCAGACTTTGCGCCAGTGCCGTGTAAAAGAATGAGGAGTGATGATGATTCACATTCAGACTCTGACCAGTTggacagcacaaacatctccaACCTGATCTCGGTGCTGGGCTCAGGTGGGCTATCTGAGTTTGTGAGTTGGCAGCAAACGGACCTTGAGCAAATATTCGCCACTCAAACAATTTGTTTAAAACACACGCTGTTAACAGGCAGCGGCTGGACCAGAGCAATCGAAGCATTTTGA